The sequence GAAACCTGACAACGATTAGGCTCTTGACATTCTAAAGAAAGCAGCGATTTTGAAGCTCGGGAACAGAAGAACTGCCCGGTGCGTTTGAGGTGTAAATATGAATTGGACACGGAGGCGATAGCAAATATGCGTAGTATGAAACGTTTCATTGGCTCTGCACTATTGGCATTGATTGTGGCAGGCTGTAGCGAGGATCCGGGAGTCGTCACACCGCCCGGTATTACAGGCAGGCCTGAACAGCGTATCTATGTGCTTAATCAAGGGGATGGCACGATCTACGCTTACGACGCCAATACGCTGGCGCGCTATGATTCAATTAGCGCTGGTGTGCCAAAACCTCACCATATCGAATTTTCGCCTGACCACGAATTCGCTTACGTAGTCAATCGCGATGCAGGCGGCAAAATAGCCAAATTTGGTCTTGATAACGATTCTCTCATATCGGTTGCAACAGGTGGCGTGAACCAGCTTCCCACCGCGATAGCTATTTCGGCGGGTGGCACGATTGGCTATACAACAGATTTCAATGGGAGCGGAGGAGGCGGGCATATTCACAGGTACAATCTTACAACAATGACGCATTTCGACAGTACCATCCAGGCTGGCGACAAAACTCATGACATTAAGCTTTCCGTGGGTGGGACACTTATTGCCGGTAATTTTGGTTCAGACGATATTACATTCGTAAATACTGATAACGGCGACGTTGAGAAGATTCGTATAAATCCTCTCCGCCCACCGGGGGCGACTTATTACGGCCCTTATGGTCTTGCAATAGATGAAACCGACAGTTTGCTCTACATCGCCTGCCGCACCAGTAAACAAGTGAAGATAATGGATTTGAGGACGAGAACGGTTATCGACTCGGTCGCTGTCCCGGGCGCCGGCGCAATCGAAGCCGGGCCATGTCAGATGCGGCTTTCTTCTGACCGAAGCAAACTCTATGTCACAACTCAAAATGACAATTCCGTCGCAATTATCAATACGACAACAAGAACTGTTACAAAGCAGATTGCAACAGGGGTTCCTCAACCATTCGGAATATATCCGAACGATGACGGCAGCCGAATGTATGTTGCCTGTGTGAATACGCCAAACCAGAACGGGCGCGTTTACATAATTAACACCTCGACTGATACGATAATTGATTCGCTTTCGGTGGGCCGGAACAGCTATATGGTGCACTACCATGACCATGGTGGGCATGGCCATCCGTAGCAAGTAAGCGACTGATCATCAATACACTGCCTGAGTGTACGAGTCCTTGCGAGGGGTGACTAATCGGAGAGACGAAGCAATCTCATACTCCTCTTTAAACGATAGTACTGTGAAAAAACGATACTTTTCATCCCTAAAACCTATTAACATGTTACCATGGAAAGCACTCATATACCGCATAATGCCGAAGTCACACAAAGAGACGAGTCTCATGCCGAGATCGGCGCTCGAGTAATCCGCGGAGAGGGAGTTGAAGCTGTCCATTATGCTTCGGTTGCCGTGGTAAATCGGGACGGTGACCTGACTCATTATCTCGGAGATCCAGGCCAAGTTTTTTTCACACGCTCGTCGATTAAACCCTTTCAGTCTTTACCGCTTTATTTGAGCGGCGCGGCGGAACATTATAAGTTCACTGACAAGGAATTGGCGATCATGTGCGCTTCGCACAACGGAAGCGATGAACATCGCGAAGTTGTCTTGTCAATTCTTTCCAAAGCGGGGAATAAAGTGGAAGACTTGCAGTGCGGCTCCCACTGGCCGTTGCAGATGAAACTGTTTAATCAGTATCCGCAGAATGCGGAAGACACTGACTCGGCGCGTCACAACTGTTCGGGCAAACACTCCGGGTTTTTAGCCCTGACGCGTTTCCTGAAGCAACCAATTGCAGACTACTTGAAACCAGATAGCGAAACTCAGCAGAGAATCAAAACGGCGGTGGCCGACTCCTGCAAATTCCCACACGCCCAGATGCTTTCGGGTACTGATGGCTGTAGCGCGCCGAATTATGCAATGCCCCTTAAGAACCTCGCCATAGGATTTAAGAATCTTTCCAACGGACTTTCAGGTGACCCTAAAACAGCCCAGGCTTTGAAAAGAATAAAATCGGCGATGTCTTCTCATCCTCTGATGGTCTCAGGCGAGAAGCGGTTCGACTATGATCTGATGCGGTCATTTCCAGGTAATATTGTTTGCAAAATAGGAGCTGAAGGGGTTGAAGCAATCGGATTCAGCGAACCGGCAACAGGAATTGTTGTGAAAATCCATGATGGCAACGAACGCGCGCTTGGACCGATTTGTGTCGAAGTGTTCAAACAGCTTGGCCTCGTTTCCCGAATGGAGGATTTTCCTTATCTTCGTGCCCATGAATCTCCAGTAATTTCCAACTATAGAAAAATTCGCACGGGGCAAATTATTCCCGATTTCAAATTGCGAAGGGCTTAGCAGTATATATGCGCCAGCAAGTCAACGAACGCCTCTTCGATCTTACTTTTCGCCGCCAGTGTATTAAAGACGTCACCTAAGTACATCCTCATTCTCATGAGTTCGCGCTGCTAACTTACGCATAGGCAATAAAAATGAGGAGGTAAATATGAATGTTCGCCGTCAACCCGCAGAACCGTATCGCATAAAAAGTATCGAGACAATCAAGCTTCTCAACCATGCAGAGAGGCTTAAACGAATCGCCGCAGCACATTACAATGTCTTCAAGCTTGAGGCCGAAGATATCTACATCGATCTCTTGACAGACTCGGGTACATCGGCCATGTCCAACAAACAATGGGCAGCGCTCATGATGGGGGATGAGTCGTATGCCGGAGCACAGTCTTTTCGC comes from Candidatus Zixiibacteriota bacterium and encodes:
- a CDS encoding YncE family protein yields the protein MRSMKRFIGSALLALIVAGCSEDPGVVTPPGITGRPEQRIYVLNQGDGTIYAYDANTLARYDSISAGVPKPHHIEFSPDHEFAYVVNRDAGGKIAKFGLDNDSLISVATGGVNQLPTAIAISAGGTIGYTTDFNGSGGGGHIHRYNLTTMTHFDSTIQAGDKTHDIKLSVGGTLIAGNFGSDDITFVNTDNGDVEKIRINPLRPPGATYYGPYGLAIDETDSLLYIACRTSKQVKIMDLRTRTVIDSVAVPGAGAIEAGPCQMRLSSDRSKLYVTTQNDNSVAIINTTTRTVTKQIATGVPQPFGIYPNDDGSRMYVACVNTPNQNGRVYIINTSTDTIIDSLSVGRNSYMVHYHDHGGHGHP
- a CDS encoding asparaginase; protein product: MESTHIPHNAEVTQRDESHAEIGARVIRGEGVEAVHYASVAVVNRDGDLTHYLGDPGQVFFTRSSIKPFQSLPLYLSGAAEHYKFTDKELAIMCASHNGSDEHREVVLSILSKAGNKVEDLQCGSHWPLQMKLFNQYPQNAEDTDSARHNCSGKHSGFLALTRFLKQPIADYLKPDSETQQRIKTAVADSCKFPHAQMLSGTDGCSAPNYAMPLKNLAIGFKNLSNGLSGDPKTAQALKRIKSAMSSHPLMVSGEKRFDYDLMRSFPGNIVCKIGAEGVEAIGFSEPATGIVVKIHDGNERALGPICVEVFKQLGLVSRMEDFPYLRAHESPVISNYRKIRTGQIIPDFKLRRA